GAACGCCAGGGGGAAGCGGTAGACCAGGAGGTAGTAGTGGTCCTGGCGGGGGCGGTCCTGGAGGTGGTTACTGTACTGAAACGATAAGAGCTTATACTTGTTCTACTACAGGGGACGGTAAGACTACTTGTTCAAAACAAGTTTTTGCAGTTCCAGTTAGTTGTTAATAGACTAATAAGTGTCCCAGTAGAGTATATCACTGGGACTTATTTACTTACCGATACAAAATGAGCTGAAGATCTTACCAAGTAGATCATCTGAGCTAAATTCACCTGTGATCTCATTTAAATGTTGCTGAGTTAGGCGCAATTCTTCAGCCAAGATCTCACCAGCAACATGCATTTCTAGCTGCGTTTGTCCGATATCTAAATGCTCGGCGGCACGCTCTAAGGCGTCTAAATGACGACGTCTTGCCATAAATCCGCCTTCAGTTGCACCGGTAAAACCAATACATTCTTTAAGATGTTCACGCAGCAAATCGACACCTTCGGTGCTTTTAGCACTTAAACGAAGTAGGGGATACTGACCCGCTTTATCAAGATTTACCGCTTCATTTGAGAGATCGATTTTGTTGCGTATCACAGTCACTTTCATGCCATCAGGCAACTGCTGCATAAACTCAGGCCAGATCTGCATTGGGTCGGTCTCTGTGGTATCAGTGCCATCAACCATAAATAGCACATGATCGGCTTGGCGAATTTCATCCCATGCACGTTCAATACCGATTTGCTCAACTTTGTCTGGGCTTTCTCGTAGGCCTGCCGTATCAATAATATGTAGTGGCATACCATCAATGTGAATGTGCTCTCTCAGTACGTCTCGCGTGGTGCCAGCTATGTCTGTCACGATGGCTGCTTCTCGTCCTGCGAGGGCATTCAGTAGTGATGATTTACCCGCATTAGGGCGACCAGCAATGACTACTCGCATACCTTCACGCATAATGCTGCCTTGCTTCGCTTGCTGGCGCACTTCATCGAGTTGCGTGATGATGGCTGCTAAGTCACCAGCTACTTTACCATCAGATAGAAAATCGATTTCTTCATCTGGGAAGTCGATAGCAGCTTCAACATACATACGTAGGTGAATGACTTTCTCCACCAGCGTGTGAATGTGTTTTGAGAAATCACCTTGCAGCGAGTGTAGGGCACTTTTTGCTGCTTGCTCGCTGGTTGCATTGATCAAGTCTGCAATAGCTTCAGCTTGGGTTAAATCCATTTTATCGTTTAAGAAAGCACGCTCTGAGAACTCACCAGGTTGCGCTAAACGCACGCCTTCAATTTGACAGATCTCTTTTAACAGCATATCTATTACAACAGGCCCACCGTGGCCTTGAAGCTCTAATACGTCTTCGCCAGTGAAAGAGTGTGGGTTATTGAAGAACAGGGCAATACCTTGGTCAAGTTGCGTACCAGCAAGGCTATTGAAAGAGAGGTATTCAGCATATCTAGGCTTAGGACATTTGCCTAAAATCTTTTCGGCTACGTGAGTAGATAAGCTACCCGAAACTCGGATGATGCCTACACCACCACGACCGGGCGCGGTGGCTTGTGCGACTATGGTGTCTTGATTAATCATGGATTCTTTTGCTGAGCAATAACAATACTGCAATTGTACTCTAAAGCATCAGTATCAGCTAGATTGGCTGCTATTGATAACTGTTTTCAATTCAGGTTAATTTAAAAGTCATACCCAAATTTAAATACTTATATTGAGTCGCGTTGTACTTGATGGAAAGATTGTCTTTGAGTATGTTTATTGACCTAATTTAGGTAATTCATTACCCTAATAAGTTCTACTTATGCATACTATGATTGAGCTAGGGTTTAATATAAATTAAAGGAGTATCAAATGAATAAGTGCGTTTTTGCTATGGTATTTTTAATACCTGTAATGTCTTTTGCTTCAGACCAAGATATCTCTGAATCTAGCAGTGACAAAGCACAGAAGGTTTATGATTCTACGCAGTTTTGTTATTACGCAGATAAAGAGTTTTCTGAAGGCGCAAGGCACTATATTGGTGATGTTGTTCAGCTTTGTACTAAGCGAGAAGACAACACCCTTTACTGGAAAACACTTTAATCTAGTTGCGAGTGAGAAATAGATTTTACTATATCTAGCTAATGTTTGATGGTATTGATAGAAGCTTAGTTATATCTACTTGACTCCATTAACAGCTTGAATGCCTACAATATTACACCCAAATAAAAACGCCAGCTTCATAGCTGGCGTTTTTTTATTTTATGAGTACTCGCGATTAGTCGCGAACTTTGATCCCTTGTTTTTCCATACCACGATAGATGTAAAGCATCTGTGCAATGGTGATCAAGTTAGATACTAACCAGTAAAGTACTAGACCTGATGGGAATGGGAATAAGATGAAGAAGAACGTAAATACGATTGGCATGTACGTCATCATCTTTTGTTGCATAGGATCAGTTACTGTCATAGGCTGCAGTTTCTGCGTTAAGAACATACTTGCACCAAATAGAATCGGTAATACGTAGTATGGGTCTTTAGCTGATAGGTCTGTTAGCCAGAACATGAATTCAGCATGACGTAATTCAGGTGATTCTAGGAATACATAGAATAGCGCTAAGAAGATAGGCATTTGCAGTAATAGCGGCAAACAACCACCCATAGGGTTTACTTTCTCTTTGCGGTAAAGCTCCATAGTGGCTTGACCCATCTTTTGACGGTCATCACCATAGCGCTCTTTTAATTGCATCATCTTAGGTTGAAGCGCACGCATCTTAGCCATAGACGTGTACTGAGCTTTAGTCAGTGGATAAAGCGCCATTTTAACTAAAATAGTGATAGCGATGATGGCCAAGCCCCAGTTACCAATGAAGCTATAAATTAATTTT
The Pseudoalteromonas phenolica genome window above contains:
- the mnmE gene encoding tRNA uridine-5-carboxymethylaminomethyl(34) synthesis GTPase MnmE; this translates as MINQDTIVAQATAPGRGGVGIIRVSGSLSTHVAEKILGKCPKPRYAEYLSFNSLAGTQLDQGIALFFNNPHSFTGEDVLELQGHGGPVVIDMLLKEICQIEGVRLAQPGEFSERAFLNDKMDLTQAEAIADLINATSEQAAKSALHSLQGDFSKHIHTLVEKVIHLRMYVEAAIDFPDEEIDFLSDGKVAGDLAAIITQLDEVRQQAKQGSIMREGMRVVIAGRPNAGKSSLLNALAGREAAIVTDIAGTTRDVLREHIHIDGMPLHIIDTAGLRESPDKVEQIGIERAWDEIRQADHVLFMVDGTDTTETDPMQIWPEFMQQLPDGMKVTVIRNKIDLSNEAVNLDKAGQYPLLRLSAKSTEGVDLLREHLKECIGFTGATEGGFMARRRHLDALERAAEHLDIGQTQLEMHVAGEILAEELRLTQQHLNEITGEFSSDDLLGKIFSSFCIGK
- a CDS encoding DUF1496 domain-containing protein codes for the protein MNKCVFAMVFLIPVMSFASDQDISESSSDKAQKVYDSTQFCYYADKEFSEGARHYIGDVVQLCTKREDNTLYWKTL